In a single window of the Desulfovibrio mangrovi genome:
- a CDS encoding sigma-54-dependent transcriptional regulator encodes MNHSRILIAEDEMIARENLSHVLTRKGAEVVAVENGRKAMQALAGGEFDLVISDLRMPDMDGMQLLEHVKGTAPDTEVIIITGYASIETAVEAMRKGAYQYLAKPIRLDEVCVMAEKALEKRRLRQEVDSLRRQLKASDAPVIIGHSPAIRALKENIEQVAPVDCTVLILGETGTGKELVARSLHAGSQRSANRFLAVNCASFTEELLANELFGHEKAAFTGAQTIKKGLIESADKGTFFLDEVGDMPLSMQANLLRVLETRTLLRVGGTTDIPVDVRIVAATNRDLKLMVEEGTFRQDLYYRLNVITLRVPPLAERKEDVVLLASFFANRFASAFGKNITEIDDEALRILMHYPFPGNVRELENLMERAVVLCNGDTIGVAHLPHDMRDEQHLTRPCAGAAFEFDGIVTLDENERRYLVWVLEQTQGNKTRAAELLGLNRGSLWRKLKRFGLDE; translated from the coding sequence ATGAACCACTCGCGCATCCTGATTGCGGAAGACGAGATGATCGCCCGTGAAAACCTTTCCCACGTACTGACCCGCAAGGGGGCTGAAGTCGTCGCGGTGGAGAATGGCCGCAAAGCCATGCAGGCTCTTGCGGGCGGAGAATTTGATCTTGTCATATCCGATCTGCGAATGCCGGATATGGATGGCATGCAGTTGCTGGAGCATGTAAAGGGCACGGCACCTGACACCGAAGTGATCATCATCACCGGTTATGCCTCCATTGAAACTGCCGTGGAAGCCATGCGCAAGGGAGCGTATCAGTACCTTGCCAAGCCTATTCGCTTGGACGAGGTGTGCGTCATGGCGGAGAAGGCGCTGGAAAAGCGCCGGTTGCGTCAGGAGGTGGACTCTCTCCGCAGACAGCTCAAGGCGTCTGATGCACCTGTCATCATTGGCCACAGTCCTGCAATACGGGCCCTTAAAGAGAATATTGAACAGGTTGCGCCGGTGGATTGCACCGTGCTTATTCTGGGTGAAACAGGCACCGGCAAGGAGTTGGTCGCCCGTTCCCTGCATGCGGGAAGCCAGCGCAGCGCCAACCGGTTTCTTGCAGTCAACTGTGCCTCGTTCACGGAAGAATTGCTCGCCAACGAACTCTTCGGCCATGAGAAGGCTGCCTTTACCGGAGCGCAGACCATCAAGAAGGGGCTGATAGAATCTGCGGACAAGGGTACCTTCTTTCTTGATGAAGTGGGCGATATGCCGCTCAGCATGCAGGCGAACCTGCTGCGTGTGCTGGAGACCCGCACTCTGCTGAGGGTGGGCGGCACCACCGATATTCCTGTGGACGTGCGCATTGTTGCTGCCACCAACCGTGACCTCAAGCTTATGGTGGAAGAGGGGACTTTCCGGCAGGACCTGTACTACCGTCTGAACGTCATTACGTTGCGTGTGCCTCCGCTTGCGGAACGCAAGGAAGACGTGGTGCTGCTGGCCAGCTTTTTTGCCAACCGTTTTGCCTCAGCGTTCGGCAAGAATATTACTGAGATAGATGACGAAGCCCTGCGCATTCTCATGCATTACCCTTTTCCCGGCAATGTGCGCGAACTGGAGAATCTGATGGAGCGGGCTGTTGTGCTTTGCAACGGCGATACCATCGGCGTTGCGCATCTGCCTCACGACATGCGGGATGAACAGCATCTGACACGTCCCTGCGCGGGTGCAGCCTTTGAATTCGACGGTATTGTTACGCTGGACGAGAACGAGCGGCGTTACCTTGTATGGGTGCTGGAGCAGACGCAAGGCAACAAGACGCGTGCTGCCGAGTTGCTGGGGCTGAATCGCGGTTCGCTCTGGCGAAAGCTCAAGCGTTTCGGGCTGGACGAATAA
- a CDS encoding S16 family serine protease, protein MGLFTRSEPKPSAPAPEPSQHTELRSAVEATRLPENVRRVAQSEIEKLERMDPSVAEYGLGINYVEFLLSLPWLTSSQDNLNLAHAEEVLDQEHFGLSLVKQRVLEYLASNITCHLRRSTVLVVDDEDISRDNMAYSVGKLSCDVLTASNGQEALDILAKTHVDCIVTDLKMQKVDGLGLLERVRAEWPDTQLIIVTGYATVDNAVDALRKGAAHYLPKPLNLDILRDTVSDILDRKTQACSVSGPILCFTGPPGTGKTSIGRSVANALQRKFIRLSLAGMRDEAELRGHRRTYVGAMAGRIISELNKCGVNNPVFMLDEIDKIGQDFRGDPASVLLEILDPEQNRHFLDYYLDIPFDLSRVMFITTANMLENLPGPLRDRMETIPFSCYTLGEKRHIGLEYLAPRQVRATGYAPEDITFTPEAMNTLLTEYTRGAGLRSLNREIGGVCRKLNLQILQKERQVPLTVQKKDIHALLGHPKFSLEAATAKPIAGVTTGLVWSESGGHIIFIETARMKGSGKLIMTGSLGEILKESAQTALSYLRSNAALFGIDEGFFESSDIHVHIPAGAISKDGPSAGMTICMALISLLTGRPARRDVALTGEFTLSGRVLPVSGLREKVLAAQQAGVRLAILPERNRAEMMAMDEEVRNAVELLFVSNIEMAVEAVLLPKPEPKA, encoded by the coding sequence ATGGGATTGTTCACCAGAAGCGAACCCAAACCATCGGCACCGGCACCAGAACCTAGCCAGCACACGGAACTGCGAAGCGCCGTTGAAGCGACACGACTACCGGAGAATGTACGGAGGGTTGCGCAGAGCGAGATCGAAAAACTGGAACGGATGGATCCTTCCGTTGCGGAATACGGCCTTGGCATCAACTATGTGGAATTTCTGCTTTCCCTGCCCTGGCTCACGTCTTCACAGGACAACCTGAATCTTGCTCATGCAGAGGAAGTGCTTGATCAGGAGCACTTCGGCCTTTCGCTCGTAAAACAGCGGGTGCTGGAATACCTTGCCTCCAACATCACCTGCCACCTTCGCCGCAGCACGGTTCTGGTGGTGGATGACGAAGACATCTCCCGCGACAACATGGCCTACTCCGTAGGCAAACTGTCATGCGACGTGCTTACTGCCTCCAACGGTCAGGAAGCCCTTGATATTCTGGCAAAGACGCATGTGGATTGCATCGTCACAGACCTGAAGATGCAGAAGGTGGACGGACTCGGACTGCTTGAACGCGTTCGGGCGGAATGGCCGGACACCCAGCTCATAATCGTTACCGGCTACGCCACAGTGGATAACGCGGTGGACGCCCTGCGCAAGGGAGCCGCTCACTACCTGCCCAAGCCTCTCAATCTGGACATCCTGCGCGATACCGTAAGCGACATTCTGGACCGAAAGACGCAGGCATGCTCTGTTTCCGGTCCCATTCTGTGCTTTACGGGCCCTCCCGGCACGGGAAAGACGTCCATTGGCAGATCTGTTGCCAATGCGCTGCAGCGCAAGTTCATCCGCCTTTCCCTAGCGGGGATGCGGGACGAAGCCGAACTGCGCGGCCACAGGCGGACGTATGTAGGCGCAATGGCCGGACGCATCATCAGCGAACTGAACAAATGCGGTGTGAACAACCCCGTGTTCATGCTGGACGAGATAGACAAGATAGGACAGGACTTCCGGGGCGATCCGGCCTCCGTACTGCTTGAGATCCTCGATCCCGAACAGAACAGGCACTTCCTCGACTATTATCTGGACATTCCCTTCGACCTGTCGCGGGTCATGTTCATCACCACGGCGAACATGCTGGAGAACCTGCCCGGCCCACTCCGCGACCGCATGGAGACCATTCCCTTCTCCTGCTACACGCTTGGCGAGAAACGCCACATCGGTCTTGAGTATCTTGCCCCACGTCAGGTCCGTGCCACCGGCTACGCCCCTGAGGACATCACCTTCACTCCGGAAGCCATGAATACGTTGCTGACGGAGTATACCCGCGGTGCAGGCCTGCGAAGCCTGAACAGGGAAATCGGCGGGGTATGCCGCAAGCTGAACCTGCAGATTCTGCAGAAAGAACGGCAGGTCCCCCTGACAGTGCAGAAGAAAGACATCCACGCACTGCTCGGCCACCCCAAATTTTCGCTGGAAGCCGCTACGGCAAAACCCATCGCGGGCGTAACCACCGGCCTTGTCTGGAGCGAATCCGGTGGCCACATCATCTTTATTGAAACGGCGCGCATGAAAGGCAGCGGCAAGCTCATCATGACCGGTTCGCTGGGAGAAATCCTCAAGGAATCCGCCCAGACTGCTCTCAGCTACCTGCGCAGCAACGCTGCCCTGTTCGGCATAGACGAAGGGTTCTTTGAAAGCTCCGACATACACGTGCACATCCCTGCCGGTGCCATCTCCAAAGACGGTCCCTCCGCAGGCATGACCATCTGCATGGCGCTCATTTCACTACTGACGGGCAGACCGGCACGCCGCGACGTGGCCCTTACCGGTGAGTTCACCCTGAGCGGCCGAGTGCTGCCTGTAAGCGGACTGCGTGAAAAGGTACTCGCGGCGCAGCAGGCCGGCGTACGACTGGCGATCCTTCCTGAACGCAACAGGGCGGAGATGATGGCCATGGACGAAGAGGTCCGCAACGCCGTAGAACTGCTGTTCGTCAGCAATATCGAGATGGCCGTGGAGGCCGTGCTGCTGCCGAAGCCGGAACCCAAGGCCTAG
- a CDS encoding sulfite exporter TauE/SafE family protein, with translation MHDLLAENLRFVDLTLVGVLFLFFVGFVGGLVSGFIGSGGAFVLTPGMMSLGVPGPVAVASNMCHKFPKALVGAIKRYKYGQVDIKMGLIIGVSAEIGVQLGIQIQKFILEQWGQAGSNLYVSFAFVFVLVTVGSFVLKDAIQTKRSGGEEKVTMLAKRLQSIELWPMMTFKASKIRISFWFTAPVGLAAGLLAATIAVGGFAGVPGMIYIIGLSSLMASATELVVAFVMGLGGTMVWAFYGMVDIRLTLIILAGSLFGVQLGAIGTTYVKDYAIKFVMATIMLIVAVSRGLAIPKYLKQLEVIGWDAGFIDIMSKVSFGLMCFALLVGAFIILKAMILGRRAERQLEMEGAASHA, from the coding sequence ATGCACGATTTGTTAGCAGAAAACCTGCGCTTCGTTGACCTCACGCTGGTCGGCGTCCTGTTCCTGTTCTTCGTCGGTTTCGTTGGCGGTCTCGTCAGCGGCTTCATCGGTTCAGGCGGCGCATTCGTTCTTACCCCCGGCATGATGAGCCTTGGCGTTCCCGGTCCTGTGGCCGTTGCCAGCAACATGTGCCACAAGTTCCCCAAGGCCCTCGTGGGCGCCATCAAGCGCTACAAGTATGGTCAGGTTGACATCAAGATGGGGCTGATCATCGGCGTATCCGCTGAAATCGGCGTCCAGCTTGGTATTCAGATTCAGAAGTTCATTCTGGAACAGTGGGGCCAGGCAGGCTCCAACCTGTATGTTTCCTTTGCCTTTGTGTTCGTTCTGGTGACGGTGGGCAGCTTCGTTCTGAAGGATGCCATCCAGACCAAGCGTTCCGGTGGTGAAGAAAAGGTCACCATGCTCGCCAAGCGTCTGCAGTCCATTGAGCTGTGGCCCATGATGACCTTCAAGGCCAGCAAGATCCGCATTTCCTTCTGGTTTACCGCTCCGGTCGGCCTTGCCGCCGGTCTGCTGGCAGCCACCATTGCGGTGGGCGGTTTTGCGGGTGTTCCCGGCATGATCTACATCATCGGTCTTTCCAGCCTCATGGCTTCCGCCACCGAACTGGTCGTGGCGTTCGTCATGGGTCTGGGCGGTACCATGGTATGGGCCTTCTACGGTATGGTGGATATCCGCCTCACGCTGATCATTCTCGCCGGCTCTCTGTTCGGCGTGCAGCTCGGCGCCATCGGCACCACCTACGTGAAGGACTATGCCATCAAGTTCGTTATGGCCACCATCATGCTGATCGTTGCTGTCAGCCGCGGTCTCGCCATTCCCAAGTACCTGAAGCAGCTTGAAGTCATCGGCTGGGATGCCGGTTTCATCGACATCATGAGCAAGGTCAGCTTTGGCCTCATGTGTTTTGCTCTGCTCGTGGGCGCATTCATCATCCTGAAGGCCATGATTCTGGGCCGCCGCGCTGAACGCCAGTTGGAGATGGAAGGGGCTGCAAGCCACGCCTAA
- a CDS encoding universal stress protein: protein MYKKVLVAFDGTESATNVLEQALVLARSENAAVDVVTVIPGYQGDLRLLGNSRVLTEMHGHYQTCLDSAIKMALARNVRAKAHLRTGEPPEEILRTAEEIRADLIVIGKRARFLLDSMPIGSVADDVIRQSDADVLVISGDKQLGLERIFLAYDGTEGADLAARQASALAARYGAGLCIGMTYEMDMEAFSLAPELEEALHRKARSAINPAVEYARRADVKHVETVIRHGNPSYKTLVEEAAACKAGLLVAGASGRGSLSHVLLGGVARRLISLSTCPVLIVKE from the coding sequence ATGTACAAGAAGGTGCTCGTCGCATTCGACGGTACGGAGTCGGCAACCAACGTGCTGGAACAGGCACTGGTTCTGGCCCGTTCGGAAAACGCTGCTGTCGACGTCGTGACCGTCATTCCCGGCTATCAGGGAGACCTGAGGCTTCTTGGCAACTCCCGCGTGCTGACTGAAATGCACGGCCATTACCAGACCTGTCTCGATTCCGCCATCAAAATGGCCTTGGCCCGCAATGTGCGGGCCAAGGCCCATCTCCGCACCGGCGAGCCGCCGGAGGAGATTCTGCGCACGGCCGAAGAGATTCGGGCGGACCTTATCGTCATCGGCAAGCGCGCACGATTTTTACTGGATTCAATGCCCATCGGCTCAGTTGCTGACGACGTGATCAGGCAGAGCGATGCGGACGTACTGGTCATCTCCGGTGACAAGCAACTGGGGCTTGAGCGGATTTTTCTTGCCTATGACGGCACGGAAGGAGCCGATCTTGCGGCTCGTCAGGCCAGCGCGCTTGCGGCACGGTATGGAGCCGGGTTGTGCATCGGCATGACCTACGAAATGGACATGGAGGCCTTCAGCCTTGCCCCTGAGCTGGAAGAGGCTCTGCACCGCAAGGCCCGTTCTGCCATCAATCCTGCAGTGGAATATGCCCGCAGGGCGGACGTGAAGCATGTGGAAACCGTCATCCGCCACGGCAATCCCTCGTACAAGACTCTTGTCGAGGAGGCAGCTGCCTGCAAGGCGGGGCTGCTTGTGGCGGGAGCCAGCGGCAGGGGCAGCTTGTCCCATGTGTTGTTGGGCGGCGTGGCAAGACGGTTGATTTCCCTGAGCACCTGTCCGGTGCTGATCGTGAAGGAGTAG
- a CDS encoding AI-2E family transporter produces MTEQTTSPAENTCEQQAQEATSPLAQFSRTFSRQGLYGYFLIILVLLSLYLMYGIIRPFMHTGIIAIVIAACFSPLYNRILQRMGNRELLASGAVIGILVVCFALPVTVFLSGLIPQAIDSIRAVNDWLRITDFDQLTQQSGILPAIQWLQQKLPFIDPLELDIKHNITLFSKSAGQTVISFATSALGDTVTFFFHFLLMLLIIFFLLKDGKKMLAAVKYLCPMREEQEDNIINTLRQVSRSVLVGGLLVAVLQGIVGGFGLAMVGIPALFWGTVMGFCSLIPVVGTGLVWIPACLYLLIVGEWQSSIFLLLWCALPVAAIDSFLRPYFMKDSARVSVFFIFMSILGGIKAFGILGILYGPLILSFTMVMLTIYGEEFADVLGEKPPAPAKKQGK; encoded by the coding sequence ATGACCGAACAAACGACCTCCCCTGCTGAAAACACTTGCGAACAACAAGCGCAGGAAGCAACGAGCCCTCTTGCGCAGTTCTCGCGCACCTTTTCGCGTCAGGGGCTCTACGGCTATTTTCTCATCATTCTGGTGCTGCTTTCCCTGTATCTCATGTACGGCATCATCCGGCCTTTCATGCATACGGGAATCATCGCCATAGTCATTGCCGCCTGTTTTTCGCCCCTCTACAACCGCATTCTGCAACGCATGGGTAACAGGGAACTGCTTGCCTCGGGAGCCGTGATCGGCATACTTGTGGTCTGCTTTGCCCTGCCGGTAACGGTATTCCTGTCCGGCCTCATCCCGCAGGCCATAGACAGCATCCGCGCCGTAAACGACTGGCTCAGGATTACGGATTTCGACCAGCTCACCCAGCAGAGCGGCATTCTGCCCGCCATTCAATGGCTGCAGCAGAAGTTGCCCTTCATTGATCCCCTGGAACTGGACATCAAGCACAACATCACGCTGTTCTCCAAGTCGGCAGGACAAACCGTGATCTCGTTTGCCACCAGCGCCCTTGGCGATACGGTGACCTTCTTTTTCCACTTCCTGCTCATGCTGCTGATCATCTTCTTCCTGCTCAAAGACGGAAAGAAGATGCTGGCTGCGGTCAAATATCTCTGCCCGATGCGTGAGGAACAGGAAGACAACATCATCAACACGCTGCGTCAGGTTTCCCGCTCCGTTCTGGTAGGAGGCCTGCTTGTTGCTGTGCTGCAGGGCATCGTAGGCGGTTTCGGTCTGGCCATGGTGGGCATTCCCGCCCTTTTCTGGGGCACGGTCATGGGCTTCTGCTCGCTCATTCCCGTAGTGGGTACCGGTCTGGTCTGGATTCCCGCCTGTCTCTACCTGCTCATCGTGGGTGAATGGCAAAGCTCCATCTTTCTGCTGTTGTGGTGCGCACTGCCTGTTGCCGCCATAGACAGCTTCCTGCGCCCCTACTTCATGAAGGACAGCGCGCGGGTTTCGGTGTTCTTCATTTTCATGTCCATTCTGGGCGGTATCAAGGCATTCGGCATTCTGGGCATTCTGTATGGCCCGCTCATTCTGAGCTTCACCATGGTCATGCTCACCATATACGGCGAAGAATTCGCCGACGTGCTCGGAGAAAAGCCCCCCGCCCCCGCCAAAAAACAGGGCAAGTAA